A region of Toxorhynchites rutilus septentrionalis strain SRP chromosome 1, ASM2978413v1, whole genome shotgun sequence DNA encodes the following proteins:
- the LOC129778641 gene encoding isochorismatase domain-containing protein 1, producing MARQLTKLGFLDAKKTLFMLCDLQEKFRPGMKMFDPVIKNTSKLLQAGKLLNVPLVVTEHYPEKLGHIVKDLDVSHAKGIFPKTLFSMMIPDVQAKIDELFGSNLETVVLFGLESHICLEQTAMDLLKNGYTVHVAADCSVSRTQDDRKLALERLQQYGCFVTTSENIIFKLMKDKQHPAFDTVRHLVREPSVDTELSKL from the exons ATGGCTCGTCAGCTGACCAAATTGGGCTTTCTAGATGCCAAAAAGACCCTCTTCATGCTTTGCGATCTGCAGGAGAAGTTCAGACCAGGAATGAAGATGTTTGATCCGGTCATCAAAAATACTAGCAAGTTG CTTCAGGCAGGAAAACTTCTGAACGTTCCACTGGTCGTGACGGAGCATTATCCAGAGAAATTGGGACACATCGTGAAGGACTTGGATGTTTCTCATGCGAAAGGCATTTTTCCGAAGACTCTCTTCAGCATGATGATCCCAGACGTGCAGGCTAAAATCGATGAGCTGTTCGGTTCGAACCTGGAGACGGTGGTTCTCTTCGGACTAGAGTCACACATCTGTTTGGAGCAGACGGCGATGGACTTGCTGAAGAATGGGTACACCGTTCACGTGGCGGCCGACTGTTCTGTTTCTCGCACCCAAGACGATCGGAAATTGGCACTGGAAAGATTGCAGCAATATGGGTGCTTTGTAACGACTAGCGAGAATATTATATTCAAACTGATGAAGGATAAACAACATCCTGCCTTCGATACGGTTAGACATTTGGTCCGGGAACCATCGGTTGATACAGAGCTGTCCAAATTGTga